A window of Hymenobacter siberiensis genomic DNA:
GACCTGGGCGAGCAGCGCGCCCTGCAGGACTGGTACGTGAAATTCGGCCTGCAAACTGTGCCCGGTGTGAGCGAAGTAGCCAGCTTCGGCGGCTTCCAGCCCGAGTACCAGGTGACCGTGGACCCCACCAAGCTCACCTACTATAATGTGAGCCTGCCGCAGGTGCTGGCGGCCGTGCGCCAGAATAATAACGAGGCCGGCGGGCGCAAATTCGAGCAGGGCGGCACGGGCTACATCATCAAAACCAACGGCTATATCCAGGATGTGGCCACCCTGGAAAACGTGCCGGTACTCACCCGCCCCAACGGCGTGCCCCTGCGCCTACGCGACCTGGGCACGGTGCAGATGACCGGCGAAGCCCGCCTCGGCATCTTCGACCACAACGGCCAGGGCGAGGCCGTGGGCGGCATCGTGGTAATGCGCTACGGCGAAAACGCCGACGAGGTAATCACCCGCGTGAAGGCCAAAATGACCGAGGTAGCCAAGGGCCTGCCCGCCGGCGTGTCGTTCAACATCGTGTACGACCGCAGCGGGCTGATTGAGGAATCAGTGGCCAACATCAAGCACACGCTGCTCGAAGAAATGGCCGTGGTGTCGCTGGTGGTGCTGGTATTTCTCTTCCACTGGCGCAGCGCCCTGAGCATCCTGCTCCAGATTCCGATTACCATCGCCGCGAGCTTCATCCTGCTTAACGCCTTTGATATTTCGTCTAACATCATGTCGCTGACTGGCATCGCCCTGGCCATTGGGGTGATTGTGGACAACGGCATTGTGATGGCCGAGAATGCCTACCGTAACCTGGCCCTGCACCAGGCGGCCGAGGAAGCGGCGGCGGGCGGGCCGCCGGGTATTAATAAGAACGTCATGCCGAGCGCAGCCGAAGCATCTCGCGTGCAGTAGTAATCCAATCGGCGCTACCGGGCGCCTCACCCCCCGGCCCCCTCTCCGAAAAA
This region includes:
- a CDS encoding efflux RND transporter permease subunit, whose product is MIERLISLSLRNRGVVLLLSAGLLVWGVFSIRASKIDAIPDLSENQVIVFTEWAGRGPQIIEDQVTYPLVTNLQGLAQVKAVRAASMFGMSFVYVIFNDNTDIYWARERVLERLNYAQRLLPAGLTPTLGPDGTGVGHVLWYTLNAPKLDLGEQRALQDWYVKFGLQTVPGVSEVASFGGFQPEYQVTVDPTKLTYYNVSLPQVLAAVRQNNNEAGGRKFEQGGTGYIIKTNGYIQDVATLENVPVLTRPNGVPLRLRDLGTVQMTGEARLGIFDHNGQGEAVGGIVVMRYGENADEVITRVKAKMTEVAKGLPAGVSFNIVYDRSGLIEESVANIKHTLLEEMAVVSLVVLVFLFHWRSALSILLQIPITIAASFILLNAFDISSNIMSLTGIALAIGVIVDNGIVMAENAYRNLALHQAAEEAAAGGPPGINKNVMPSAAEASRVQ